AATATACTGCGTGATGATGTTATCTGTAAGCCCCAGTATTTGTCCTTGCGTGATATAGGCTCCCCATTCACACTCAAGCTTGACTGCGGATCTGAACATTTCATACACTTCCTCAATAAGCTCTTTGGTAAAAAGATCCGGTCTCTCTTTTTTGGTAGAGTTGATCATGTTCTGGAACAGAAGAAGGTGTGTCACCTCATCTCTTTGGATAAAACGTATCATCTGTGCGGTTCCGAGCATTTTATCTGAACGTGCCAGTGTATAGAGGTAGGCAAAACCACTGTAAAAGTAGATACCTTCAAGAATTTGATTGGCGAACATTGCTTTTACGATATTGGCATCTGTAGGATTGCTTGTAAGCTCATCATACACTTTGGCTATAGCATCATTTTTAGACTTGAGCTTCATATCTCTTCTCCAAAGCTCATAGATCTCATCAGAGTTTGTAGAGATACTGTCCACCATTACCGCATAACTCTGAGAGTGTAGCGCCTCTTCAAATGCCTGTCTTACCAAGATGAGATTGACTTCGGGAGAAGTAATAAAAGGGTTTAGATTGTCAATGATATTATTGGTCTGAAGAGAATCCATAAAAATGAGTTGCGCAAGCACTTTATCGTATGCTGACTTCTCTGCATCCGTCAAATGTTTATAATCATTGACATCACGGGTCATATCCACCTCTTTAGGGAACCAGGTGTTATTTAACATCATCTCCCATAGATTATATGCCCATTGATACTTAATGTCATTCAGTTCAAAGATCCCCGTTGGATCTCCGCCGAATATTCTTCTTTCAGATGTTTTTTCTTTTGAGTCGGGGTTATATATTCTTTTTCTTTCCATCTGTACACCTTGATAGTTTTTTCATCTATTATTTTAAAACATTATACACATTTTGGCTGATGATTTAGTAAGAATAGGTCGATGAATAATTGATAAAAGACAAACTCAAATAAGTACTTGAGCCTGTATCCGTCAGACCTTCAATATCTCTCATCAAATTCAGTGACGGAGAGGTGTCAAAGATCTGAAAAATGCCCTAAGACACATAAACATTTACGCAGGAAAGTTTATTCGTCCCATTTATGTTTATGTGGGGTTCGTTCCAAATACTCCTGATCATAGTCGTCATCCTCATAGTATTCGTCATCTGCATCCGCCCATCCAAAGAATTCATCCGTAAAGACCTTGTCATATCCCATCTCAACAAGCATCTCGTCAAGAATCGCATAATCCGTGCCTTTCGTTCTACAATAATTCATAAGCGTTTGCATATCCTCTTTTCCAACCCCGTTTACTTTCAAAGCAAACTCAATCTCTTGGAAGGTCATCCTACCCTCTCCTCTTTTTAAATCACTGCTATACAGACAGCTTCTCTGGAAGTTTTATATTTCTATCCATATTGGAATTATATGTCAAAATCTGAGATTTTAAGCTAAAAAAAATCTTAATTTATCTAAAAAAATAATGATGTGATTTTTATCGAATATGATCCTGTTTGTCTCATAGTTAAAAGCGTATCTAAAAAGGTAACTTTTCATGGGAAATATATTTGAAAAAAGGAGATGCACCTATCAAGGGAAACTCAAGATGCATACAAAGTGAAAAGTTACCTAGAAAGCCTGAAGTGTCAAAAAGGGATAAGAGTCCTTCATGGCTTTCATATGGCAAGTATAACTTTATTGTATGAAGTAAGTGTGAAGTCTATCCGGCAAACATCATCACAGTATATAATCCTTCTTATGCTTGACAGCTTCTAATGTTGAAACAAGATAACTTTTGTATGTTTCGGACTCTTGTAAAGGAGGGTATACACATCTCTGAGCATACCATATAAACTCAAAAGCTATCTAGAAAACCACGAGGCATATAAAAGGGAGGGAGGAGGAACCTCTGTGGTTTTCATAATGCTATTATATTCTTCTTGTGTGTAATGAATGTGAAATCTGAAAGTGACTAAAAAAATGTCATACTTGAATTGTCAATTTGACCACTTTTTTTCTGCTTAAAATAAGCGTCTTTTTTATTTTTTCCATATCTAGGGTTAAAAAAGGGATTAAAACGTCTTATTTTGTATTTTAGACAGCTTAATTCATCTTTTAAACCTTTTTTATAGGAACAATAATAATTACTAATAGGGTTACACAAAAAAAATTCTGGAGATATATAAAAAAGAAATGAAAAGGAAGAGGTAAAAAGTTTTAAACTCAAAATATCAGTCCCCCACAGAAAATTGTGGTCACTGATAGAGACTCACCTGCTAAATCTCAAAAGAGTAAAAGTGCATCACTCTCATCTAGGTGTGATTACTGACAACCCACACACTCCATAGATCTATCTTCTACATCATTAGAAGATTCAGGAGACTGAGATCTTAGATAGTAGGTAGACTTCAATCCGAACTTCCAGGCATTCATATAGATCTCATTGAGGTACTTACCGCTTGCTTTATCCAGTGTGATAAAGATGTTCAGACTCTGTCCCTGGTCTAGCCATTTTTGTCTGATGGCACCTGCTTTGACAAGGAGGTTCTGATCGAGATCATAACTCGGTGTATAATACTGCCAAGTGTCTGCATTCAGATTCGGTGCAACAACCGGGATAAGCCCTGAAAGGTTCTCTTCAAACCACTTTCTTTTATAGACCGGTTCGATCGCTTGTGTTGTACCTGTCAAAATAGAGATAGAACTTGTCGGTGCAATAGCCATAAGGTAACCGTTTCTCATACCGTCTGTTTTGACTTTTTCTTTCAGTTCCTGCCAGTCATGGGTATATCCGAAAAGACCGCCTCTGTCAACCAGTTTACATGCATTCTCATTGGCTTTATCGATAGGGAAAACACCTTTAGACCAGTCTGAACCTTCAAAGTTCGGATAACATCCTTTCTCCAAGGCCAGATTGCTTGATGACTCAATGGCATAATAAGAGAAGGACTCCATGACTTCATCTATTTTAGTAAAGTGCTCATGGCTTCCCCACTCTACCTGTGCCTCTGCAAGCATCTGAGCTTCACCCATGACACCAAGACCAATGGATCTTGACTTTTCATTGGTCTTCTTTACTTTTGCCAAAGGATAGAAGTTCAAGTCGATCACATTGTCAAGCATACGGATCGCTGTAGGCACCACACGCTCCATATCTTCTTTGGTATTGACATTGGCAAGGTTGACAGAAGCAAGGTTACATACTGCGGTATCACCGTCCGTTTTTTCTTTGTCAACGATCCATATCTGTTTACCGTTAATGCTGTCAAGTGCTGTCACTTTTTTAGCCGGCTTGGTTGTCCCGTTGTCTACAGTGAGCATCTCATTTTCATCATAGGCTTCAGTCGTTCCATCCTCGAATGTGAAACGTGTTTTATACGTGTTCGGTGCAGTGTTCTGGAAAATCTCTGTACAGAGGTTTGTACTTCTGATGACACCTGCATGCTTGTTAGGGTTTGCTTTGTTTGCTGTATCTTTGAATGTAAGGAACGGGTTTCCTGTTTCAAAGTAAGAACGAAGCATCTCCTTCCAAAGATTTTTCGCAGAAACTCTTTCTCTCGTGATCTTATCCTCTGAATTTTCAAGCTCTACATAACGCGCTTCAAACGCATCACCATAGAGTGTTGTCAACTCTGTCACTTCAAATGGATCAAAGAGTGTCCACATCTCATCTGCTTCTACCCTTTTCATGAAAAGGTCATTGAGCCAGATCGCAGGGAAAAGGTCATGTGCTCTACGACGCTCTTCTCCTGAGTTCTTTTTCAAATCAAGGAAGTCACGTATGTCAACATGCCACGGTTCAATGTAAACAGCGATGGCCCCTTTACGTGTACCAAGTTGGTCTACGGCTATAGCAACATCATTGGCTATTTTGAGGAAAGGCACGATACCCCCTGCAGCATGCTTGTGTCCATCAATGTATGAACCCATACCACGGACCAGTGACCAGTCCCAACCGATCCCCCCACCGAATTTGGAAAGCAATGCCATCTCTTTGTACCCGTCAAAGATACCTTCAATATTATCCGGTGTCGATCCGATGTAACATGAGCTCAGCTGGTGTCTCGGTGTTCTGGCATTGGATAGGGTCGGTGTTGCTGCCATCACTTCAAATTTACTCAAAATGTCATAAAACTTTTTCGCCCATGTCTGACAGTCAAACTCGTTTTGTGCCAGGAACATAGCCACACCCATAAAAAGTTGCTGGGGCAATTCAATAGGAGTCCCGTTACGGTCTTTTAAAAGATATCTGTCATAGAGCGTACGAATACCCAGGTAGTTGAACTGCAGATCACGCTCAGGCTTAATGTAATCATTAAGATCATCCAGGTCATATTTGTCTTTCAGCCCGAGAACGATACGTCCCTCTTTCTCTCCACGTTCAAAATGTTCACGCAGATGGTTATAGCCTGTAAACCCCGTGACTTTATGGTAGAGATCGTAAAGAAAAAGTCTAGCTGCAACAAACGTCCAGTCAGGTCTGTCAATGTCTATCTTGTCAACCGCTGTTTTAATCAGTGTCTGTTGTATCTCCTGAGAAGAGATCATGTCACGAAATTGCAGCTTGGCATCTACCTCGAGTTCACTTTGACTTACCCGCACAAGCCCCTCTACTGCTGCGGCTGTATACTTCTGAATTTTTCCTACATCTAAGGTTTCTACTCTACCATTTCGTTTAACGACTCTGATCATCTTTTCCCTGTCCTTTTGTGTTGCTTTGTCATCGTTTTTGATGACATTGATTAATCCGATTTTACTCAAATTTACCTTGTGTATTTTTGAAATGTTGTATCATTTTTAGGCATCTTTTTTATAAGATTTGGTGATAGCATTTAAAAGGCTCTCTGGCAGGGAGATTGGGAAAAGTATAAGGATTGTTTATAGGGTAAAAAGGGCGAAAAAGTAATATGCTCTGTCTATGTTGATCGTGGACGAAGTGCCCACGATGCAATTATTTATTTAAATACTCTTTTGAAAATAGCATCTACATTTTTAGTGTAGTAGTCATAATTGAAACATTCTCTGATCTGTGCTTCGGAAAGTTTAGATCTTAACTCTTCATCTGCAAGCAAGTGTCCCAAGTATAAGGATTCACCTTCGTCATTAGTAGATGCTTTACCTTGCTGGATCTCTTCCCATACTTTCATCGCATTTCTTTGAACGATCCTATACGCGTCTTCTCTACTTACACCGGCTTTAGGAAGCTCCAGAAGTACTCTTTGAGAGAATACCAATCCTCCCGTAAGGTTAAGGTTTTTCATCATGTTCTCAGGCATGACTGTGAGGTTTGCAATGACATTGTTCATTCTGTGCAGCATGAAGTCTGTAGTGATAAACGCATCCGGAAGCCAAAATCTTTCAGTAGAGGAGTGAGAGATATCTCTTTCATGCCAAAGGGCTACGTTTTCCATAGCCGGAGCAGCATAGGCTCTGATCATTCTGGCAAGGCCGGTGATATTCTCCGTAAGGATCGGGTTTCGCTTATGCGGCATAGCAGAAGATCCTTTCTGCCCTTTTGCAAAATACTCCTCAGCTTCATACACTTCTGTTCTTTGCAAGTGTCTTACCTGCACTGCAAATTTTTCTACAGAAGAAGCCATCAGTGCCAAAGCAGTTGCCAATCTTGCATATCTGTCTCTGTGGACTACTTGATTTGAACAAGGCTCAGGTTTTAAACCTAACTCAGCCATGGCCAACTCTTCAAGTTCAAGCGGTGCATGTGCAAAGTTACCCATAGCTCCAGAGATCTGACCTACAGAGATCACTTCCATAGTCTCTTCAAGGTTCTTAAGGTGTCTGGCCATCTCATCATACCACACAGCCAAGGTCAAACCGAATGTAATAGGCTCACCATGGATACCATGGCTTCTTCCCACCATGAGGGTCATTTTGTGTTCCTCCGCACGTTTCTTGATAGACTCCATGAGCATCTTCACATCTGCAATGATGATCTCCAGAGAAGCTTTCATTTGGAGGGCAACACCTGTATCCACTGCATCCGAAGAGGTCATTCCGTAGTGGAACCATCTAGACTCTTCTCCGAGACTTTCACTGACACTGGTATTAAAAGCGATCAGGTCATGTTTTGTGATCGCTTCTATCTCCTCTATTCTCTCCACTGAGAATGTCGCATTGTTCACGATCTTTTCGCAATCATCATCAGGAATAAGCCCCAGTTTATTCCATGCTTTCACCGCTGCTTTTTCGACCTCAAGCCATGCCGCATATCTTGCCTGTTGTGTCCAATGTTTTGTCATCTCTTCTCTTGAATATCTTTCAACCATTTTCTTTTCCTTGGCGTTTTACATTGCAACCCTCGTTCCCGTGATCTCTGCGGGAATAGATATCTCAATACAATATAGAAACAAATTTTTTATGCTAGAATTCTACCAAAATAGCAGTTATATAAAGGTGAAGCAGGGATGCCATTTGTCAAAGAAAAGTTTACAGTAGCAGAGAAAATGCCTGCATTTGTATTTATCATGCGTACCTTTGATCTTTCACAAGGACAGGCGCAACGTGTCATCTCCAAAGGCAGATTATTGATAGAGAACACCTCTTTTTTCCGTTCCGGGGAGCCTATAGAAGGTGAAGTGGAAGTGGTCTATTTCAAACCCTCTTCACAAGGGAACACTCCTCTTTTTCACAACAATGATTTTATGGTCTTTGAGAAATATTCTGGTGTATTGGTCCATCCCAATACGATGGCAACCCCCTACTCTCTCCTCGATGAAATTCGTACTTTCGCCGGGGATGATGCCAATGCTGTCCACCGTATAGACATGGAGACATCAGGATTGCTTTTGGCTAGTAAACATAAAAGATCAGAGTCTTATTTGAAAATGTCATTTGAAGACAGAAGCATTAAAAAATCTTACCTTGCATGGGTAGACGGAAAACTCACAGAACCCTTTTCTTCGAGTGAGCGTATCAAGACAAACAATGACTATAGCCAAACCAAGCACAAAGTCTTTATCTCTGAGAATGGTAAAGCTTCGCATACAGACTTTGTTCCTCTCGAGTATGATGAAACACTTGATGCTACGCTTGTAGCCTGTTATCCGCATACAGGAAGAACGCATCAGATAAGGGTCCATTTGTTTCACGTGAAACATCCTATTTTAGGAGACCCCCTATACGGAACAACCTTCAAGGCCGCCAATGATTACCTCGAAGAGATGCTCAGTCCGGAAGACCGCAGGAGAGAAACAGGCGCAAGCAGACTGATGCTGCATGCCCATAGTTTGACCTTTAGTATGGGTGCTAAATTCCATATAGAGAGTAAAAGTGATTTTGCCCAGATGAAAGATCTGATCTGTGAGAAAGAAAAAAGAGTGTTTAATAAAAGATAGGGAGAAAGTTATTTCTCCTCATCGCTCCTGGAATCATAGATAAACCAACCCACGCCAATGGCTGCAACAACAATGATAAACCCCAACATAAAAAGCTCTATACTTGGCATTGTACTTCTCCTTTTGTATCATTTCTTCTTGCATTTGAGCAAAGCCCATATACAATTCATCTCACTAAAGCTTCGACTTACGCCTCAGGTCTTACAGACTCTTGTTCTCGTAGCTGTCCGCAGGCCGCTGATATATCCAACCCTTTAGACTCACGTATCGTACAGTGTAAACCTCTTTTAGTGAGATACTCCTGGAACGCTTTCATTTCTTTTTCACTTGGACGTTTAAATTCAGTCCCTCCGTACGGATTGAAGTAGATCAAGTTGACCTTGGCTTTAATACCGTCTAAAAGAGAGAGAAGTTTCTTTGCGGCAGAGATATCATCATTGACATCTTTGATGACAAGATACTCGAACATGACCCGTTTTCTGTCATTGACGGGAAAGTTTTTTACCGCAGTGATGATAGACTCGATATTGTATGCCTTGTTAATAGGCATCAACTGTTGTCTCAGCTCATCGTCAACCGCATGTAAAGAGATCGCCAGGTTCACGCCAAGCTCCATCTTCCCAAGTTTTTCTATTTTCGTACTGAGTCCGGAGGTCGAAATGGTTTGTCTATGGGTTGCTATCGCCATACCCTCAGGATCGGCAAATATCTTGACGGCTTTTGCCACCTCTGTCAGGTTGTCAAGTGGTTCACCCATCCCCATGAAAACAATATTGACACGTCGGTTGGCATCGATCGCGTTGTCTTTCTTGATCATACGTACCTGCTCAACGATCTCACCGGCTGTCAGGTTACGCATAAAACCGCCCTTTGCGGTCAAACAAAAGGCACACCCTACCTTGCACCCTACCTGTGATGAGATACAGACCGTATAACGCTCCTGATGCTTTACAGAGCCATCTTCATGATACTCCTTCTCTCTCATTAAAAGCAGTACAGCTTCCACTGTATGTTTATCATGGAGTTCAAAAAGATATTTACGGCTTCCGTCTTTAGAATTCTGTACCATGACTGTTTTAAGGGGCGTAAGGGTATACGCTTCATCCAGTTTCTCTCTCATCTCTTTGGGGAGATTTTTCATCTCTTCAAATGAATCCGCATATTTATGGTAGATCCAGTTGTATATCTGCTTTGCACGAAAAGAAGGCTTGATCACTTCACCTAACTCTTCTTTTGTCAGATCTTGTATTATGTTCTTCATTTATTTACTTTCTTTCATATACTTAGTCAATCTAAGCATTGCTTCACTATGGTTATGTATAAAGTCTTTATGTGCATTTTCATCACAATAATTGGTTACGATAAAAATACCTGCTGCAGGGATATCAAAAGATTTTGCTACTTTCAGTACGGCATAGTACTCCATATTTTCTATATGGATTTTTTTAGAAAGATACGCTTTCCCGATCTCTTTATCCGTCGTAATATAATTAGAACTGTTCACTATTGTTTCACGTGAAACATCTTCTGCCGTGGAGACCATATTGTCTATGGGGGTATAGGAGCCTCCGGTAAAAAAACTGTTTTCTATGTTCGCTGCTGTCTTTGATTCTATAATGTCAAACACTTTCTTTTCTCCATACGAACCTGCTGTACCTACGAACAATAAAAATTTTGGTTTTTGAGACAGACATAAACGCGTTAAATTGATCGCCACATCTGTCATGCCAATGCCAACGGGCAAAGCAAAATCAAACTGCTCGCTCTCTCCTGCACAAATGATCATAACTACATTCTCACCGGGATATTTTTCCCTTTAAGATAGCTTTTTAATTCCATAATGTCAATCTCTTTAAAGTGGAAGATCGAAGCCGCTAAAGCAGCATCCGCATGTCCGATCGTAAATGCTTCTTCAATATGCTGCATCGTCCCTGCTCCGCCTGATGCGATCACCGGGATATTCACAAGATCACTGATCTTTCTGTTTAAGTCATTGTCAAATCCTGCTTTGGTCCCATCTGCATCCATGGAGGTGACAAGTAGTTCACCTGCCCCTCTTTCGTATGCTTCTTTTGCCCACTCGAGCGCATCGATACCCGTGTCGTTGCGCCCGCCGTGGGTAAAGACATGCCATGTGTCTTCAGCAACCCTTTTGGCATCTATCGCCACTACGATACACTGGGATCCAAAACGTTTTGCACCCTCTTCTATGAATGCCGGGTTTTTAATGGCTGCCGAATTGACACTGACTTTGTCACAGCCTACATTGAGAAGATTGTAGATATCAGAAAGCTCTCTGATCCCTCCTCCTACGGTCAGAGGAATAAAGACTTCCTGCGCTACTTTTTTCACGACATCAACGATCGTGTCACGTCCTTCATGACTCGCACCGATGTCAAGAAAAGTGATCTCATCTGCACCTTCTTCATTGTAACGTCTGGCCACTTCAACAGGATCTCCCGCATCACGCAAACCAACAAAATTAACACCTTTCACTACCCGTCCGTTATCTACATCAAGACAAGGTATGATACGTTTTGCAAAATAATCCATCTAATACGTCGTGTTCCTCTCAAAATTATGATAAGATTATACAAAAATTATCCCAAACTCGGGATTAAATGAAATATAAAGGTAGATTATAGTATGATTATTGAAAATTTGGCCGAATTTGCCAGTAAAAAATTTGGTCAAAACTTTTTGAAGAATGATATCTATCTTCATAAAATCATCCAAGCGATGCCCAATGACGATTTAAAAGTCGCAGAAATTGGACCTGGCTTAGGTGATTTAACCAAAGAACTTGTAAAAGTTCGAAATGTCACAGCATTTGAGGTTGATAAAAGATTATGTGAGCATCTTACGACTGAATTTGAAGAACCTATGAAAAATGGGGTCTTTGAACTACGGTGCGGAGATGTGCTTGAGCGTTGGGAGTCAGGAAGTCTGCTGGATGAGCCTTATCATCTGGTAGCAAACCTGCCCTATTATATCGCGACCAATATTATTTTAAAAGCATTTAAAGATGAACACTGCCGGTCTATTCTGGTTATGGTTCAAAAAGAAGTTGCCGTTAAGTTTGCAGCGAGTGTCAAACAAAAAGAGTTTTCTGCTCTTTCTGTTCTTGCCGCAAGTGTCGGAAAAGCAACACTCTGTTTCGAGGTTGAGCCCGAAGCATTTGTTCCTCCTCCAAACGTTACTTCTGCCGTGCTTTTAATAGAGAAGAACCGGTCACAGGATGACGAGAAGTTTGAAGCGTTCTTAAAGATCGCATTTGCGCAACCGCGTAAAAAACTCTCTAAAAACCTTATGGCTGTTTTTTCTAAAGATATTGTAAATACAATTTTCGCAAAGTTGGAACTTGATTCTAACCTGCGACCTCATGAAGCTGGGACATCTATTTATCATCACATATATAATGAACTAAAGGATAATTTAGATGCAAAACAACAATCAGAACAACGAAAACTCTCAAAATCAAGAGCCAAGAACACCCAGAGATAGAAAACCAAATCCACATAGACAAAATAGACCAAATGCACAGGGTGAAAATAACCAAAATACCAACCGCCCCAACCCTAATGCGAACAGAAAACCGCATCCCAATAGAAAACCAAATCCTAATAGAGAACTCAATGGGAATGTGCCTGACAGAGAAGCTCCGGACGGGAACAGAAACCCGAACCCTAACAGAAAGCAAAATCCCAATAGAAAACCGAACCCTAACAGAGATCAAAGTGCAGAGGGAACAGGGAATAAACCAAACCCGAATAAGAAACCTTTCTCAGGCAATAAACCAAATCAGAACCGTGGCGGTAAAAACAAAAATAGAAGAAAAAATGTTACCACGGTAAATGATACGATGAGAGCATCTCTTGAAGAGAATGCACGTGTAAAAGATGCTACCATGAATCCATGGAAAAAAATTGACATGGCGAGTAAAGGGAAGATCAGATTTACACCACTTGGAGGTCTCGGAGAGATCGGTGGAAATATGGCTGTACTTGAGACAGAAACTACG
The sequence above is drawn from the Sulfurovum sp. TSL1 genome and encodes:
- a CDS encoding purine-nucleoside phosphorylase; translation: MIICAGESEQFDFALPVGIGMTDVAINLTRLCLSQKPKFLLFVGTAGSYGEKKVFDIIESKTAANIENSFFTGGSYTPIDNMVSTAEDVSRETIVNSSNYITTDKEIGKAYLSKKIHIENMEYYAVLKVAKSFDIPAAGIFIVTNYCDENAHKDFIHNHSEAMLRLTKYMKESK
- the purB gene encoding adenylosuccinate lyase, translating into MVERYSREEMTKHWTQQARYAAWLEVEKAAVKAWNKLGLIPDDDCEKIVNNATFSVERIEEIEAITKHDLIAFNTSVSESLGEESRWFHYGMTSSDAVDTGVALQMKASLEIIIADVKMLMESIKKRAEEHKMTLMVGRSHGIHGEPITFGLTLAVWYDEMARHLKNLEETMEVISVGQISGAMGNFAHAPLELEELAMAELGLKPEPCSNQVVHRDRYARLATALALMASSVEKFAVQVRHLQRTEVYEAEEYFAKGQKGSSAMPHKRNPILTENITGLARMIRAYAAPAMENVALWHERDISHSSTERFWLPDAFITTDFMLHRMNNVIANLTVMPENMMKNLNLTGGLVFSQRVLLELPKAGVSREDAYRIVQRNAMKVWEEIQQGKASTNDEGESLYLGHLLADEELRSKLSEAQIRECFNYDYYTKNVDAIFKRVFK
- the hisF gene encoding imidazole glycerol phosphate synthase subunit HisF; this encodes MDYFAKRIIPCLDVDNGRVVKGVNFVGLRDAGDPVEVARRYNEEGADEITFLDIGASHEGRDTIVDVVKKVAQEVFIPLTVGGGIRELSDIYNLLNVGCDKVSVNSAAIKNPAFIEEGAKRFGSQCIVVAIDAKRVAEDTWHVFTHGGRNDTGIDALEWAKEAYERGAGELLVTSMDADGTKAGFDNDLNRKISDLVNIPVIASGGAGTMQHIEEAFTIGHADAALAASIFHFKEIDIMELKSYLKGKNIPVRM
- the rsmA gene encoding 16S rRNA (adenine(1518)-N(6)/adenine(1519)-N(6))-dimethyltransferase RsmA, whose translation is MIIENLAEFASKKFGQNFLKNDIYLHKIIQAMPNDDLKVAEIGPGLGDLTKELVKVRNVTAFEVDKRLCEHLTTEFEEPMKNGVFELRCGDVLERWESGSLLDEPYHLVANLPYYIATNIILKAFKDEHCRSILVMVQKEVAVKFAASVKQKEFSALSVLAASVGKATLCFEVEPEAFVPPPNVTSAVLLIEKNRSQDDEKFEAFLKIAFAQPRKKLSKNLMAVFSKDIVNTIFAKLELDSNLRPHEAGTSIYHHIYNELKDNLDAKQQSEQRKLSKSRAKNTQR
- the rlmN gene encoding 23S rRNA (adenine(2503)-C(2))-methyltransferase RlmN, yielding MKNIIQDLTKEELGEVIKPSFRAKQIYNWIYHKYADSFEEMKNLPKEMREKLDEAYTLTPLKTVMVQNSKDGSRKYLFELHDKHTVEAVLLLMREKEYHEDGSVKHQERYTVCISSQVGCKVGCAFCLTAKGGFMRNLTAGEIVEQVRMIKKDNAIDANRRVNIVFMGMGEPLDNLTEVAKAVKIFADPEGMAIATHRQTISTSGLSTKIEKLGKMELGVNLAISLHAVDDELRQQLMPINKAYNIESIITAVKNFPVNDRKRVMFEYLVIKDVNDDISAAKKLLSLLDGIKAKVNLIYFNPYGGTEFKRPSEKEMKAFQEYLTKRGLHCTIRESKGLDISAACGQLREQESVRPEA
- a CDS encoding RluA family pseudouridine synthase → MPFVKEKFTVAEKMPAFVFIMRTFDLSQGQAQRVISKGRLLIENTSFFRSGEPIEGEVEVVYFKPSSQGNTPLFHNNDFMVFEKYSGVLVHPNTMATPYSLLDEIRTFAGDDANAVHRIDMETSGLLLASKHKRSESYLKMSFEDRSIKKSYLAWVDGKLTEPFSSSERIKTNNDYSQTKHKVFISENGKASHTDFVPLEYDETLDATLVACYPHTGRTHQIRVHLFHVKHPILGDPLYGTTFKAANDYLEEMLSPEDRRRETGASRLMLHAHSLTFSMGAKFHIESKSDFAQMKDLICEKEKRVFNKR
- a CDS encoding ribonucleotide-diphosphate reductase subunit beta, with protein sequence MERKRIYNPDSKEKTSERRIFGGDPTGIFELNDIKYQWAYNLWEMMLNNTWFPKEVDMTRDVNDYKHLTDAEKSAYDKVLAQLIFMDSLQTNNIIDNLNPFITSPEVNLILVRQAFEEALHSQSYAVMVDSISTNSDEIYELWRRDMKLKSKNDAIAKVYDELTSNPTDANIVKAMFANQILEGIYFYSGFAYLYTLARSDKMLGTAQMIRFIQRDEVTHLLLFQNMINSTKKERPDLFTKELIEEVYEMFRSAVKLECEWGAYITQGQILGLTDNIITQYIQYLADKRLHAVGLEKIYNVEHPIKWVDNFSQFNDQKTNFFEGNVTNYSKGSLDLDDF
- a CDS encoding ribonucleoside-diphosphate reductase subunit alpha, producing MIRVVKRNGRVETLDVGKIQKYTAAAVEGLVRVSQSELEVDAKLQFRDMISSQEIQQTLIKTAVDKIDIDRPDWTFVAARLFLYDLYHKVTGFTGYNHLREHFERGEKEGRIVLGLKDKYDLDDLNDYIKPERDLQFNYLGIRTLYDRYLLKDRNGTPIELPQQLFMGVAMFLAQNEFDCQTWAKKFYDILSKFEVMAATPTLSNARTPRHQLSSCYIGSTPDNIEGIFDGYKEMALLSKFGGGIGWDWSLVRGMGSYIDGHKHAAGGIVPFLKIANDVAIAVDQLGTRKGAIAVYIEPWHVDIRDFLDLKKNSGEERRRAHDLFPAIWLNDLFMKRVEADEMWTLFDPFEVTELTTLYGDAFEARYVELENSEDKITRERVSAKNLWKEMLRSYFETGNPFLTFKDTANKANPNKHAGVIRSTNLCTEIFQNTAPNTYKTRFTFEDGTTEAYDENEMLTVDNGTTKPAKKVTALDSINGKQIWIVDKEKTDGDTAVCNLASVNLANVNTKEDMERVVPTAIRMLDNVIDLNFYPLAKVKKTNEKSRSIGLGVMGEAQMLAEAQVEWGSHEHFTKIDEVMESFSYYAIESSSNLALEKGCYPNFEGSDWSKGVFPIDKANENACKLVDRGGLFGYTHDWQELKEKVKTDGMRNGYLMAIAPTSSISILTGTTQAIEPVYKRKWFEENLSGLIPVVAPNLNADTWQYYTPSYDLDQNLLVKAGAIRQKWLDQGQSLNIFITLDKASGKYLNEIYMNAWKFGLKSTYYLRSQSPESSNDVEDRSMECVGCQ